The DNA region CCCCACCCTGCTCCGGTGCAGGGGGGCTGCCCCGGAAGCCGCATCCAGATGTTCGGCGGCTCGCCCTGCAGCGAGGCGAACAGGCCGGTTGCACAGGGTCCGGGCGCATCGGCGCTCTCCCACTGGCCGGTGCAGATCAGGCTGGTGCCGCCTGCAGCGCCGTTCCTCAAGGGAGCAGACCTCCTGGTCGCTGCGGATTGTACGCCGGTGGCGTATCCCCGCTTCCATAGCGAGCTGCTGAGAGACAGAGTAGTCATGCTCGGCTGCCCCAAGTTCGACGACGCCGATCAGTATATCCAGAAATTTACCGATATCTTCAGGACGGCGGGCGTCAAGAGCGTCACGATCGTCACCATGGAGGTCCCCTGCTGCTCACGGCTCCCCCATATCGTCGAACGGGCCATGGCGATCGCAGGGAAGAGCATCCCCGTTGAAGAGGTCGTCATCAGCACACGGGGAGAGATCATCAACCGGAAAAAGGCGGCGGTATAGGTGTAGCTTTTAGCGGTCAGCATTCAGCATCGCACGCTCTCGCGTTCCAGGCATATCGGATTCTTCATTCCATCACTGAATGCTGAGCGCTGGCCGCTCCAAAGGAGGTCTGCCATGCAGCTCGGTCCGGGAACAAAGATCGACGACCTGCTGAGCGCCTATCCCTTTCTCCTGGACTTTCTCCTCGGGCAATCCCCCCAGTTCAGGCTTCTGCAGAGCTCGGTGATGAGAAAAACCGTCGGCAAAGTGGCTACCGTAAGCCAGGCAGCGGCCATCGGCGGCATCGATCCCGCTCTGCTGCTGCGCGGCATTGCTGCCGAGATCAAGGACAAGACGGGAGAGAGCGTCGCCATAGCCGGTGACGGCGCCGAGGCCGGGGGAGCGGCATCCGAAAAGGCGCCTCACTCCGCGGCAGAGCGGCAGGCGCTGCTCAAAGAGATCATCAGGGACCTCCACAGGGGGGTGGATGTCGCCATCCTCAAACAACGGTTTCACGATCTGGTGAAGGATGTCGAACCTTCCGATATCGCACAGATGGAGCAACGCCTCATCGAGGAGGGGATGCCGGAGACCGAGATAAAACGCCT from Nitrospirota bacterium includes:
- a CDS encoding 4Fe-4S dicluster domain-containing protein, which translates into the protein MKTKRKIIEIDEALCNGCGQCVTDCAEGALKVVDGKARLVAEVFCDGLGACIGGCPTGALQIIERDADEFDEKAVEEHLKQQETAGQKHSPHPAPVQGGCPGSRIQMFGGSPCSEANRPVAQGPGASALSHWPVQIRLVPPAAPFLKGADLLVAADCTPVAYPRFHSELLRDRVVMLGCPKFDDADQYIQKFTDIFRTAGVKSVTIVTMEVPCCSRLPHIVERAMAIAGKSIPVEEVVISTRGEIINRKKAAV